The Aquificaceae bacterium genome includes a region encoding these proteins:
- the topA gene encoding type I DNA topoisomerase translates to MKLFIVESPTKAKTIARYLGKGWIVRATLGHIRDLPADRLGVDEETLRPTFVWVRGKKSLMEKLKKIARKAEAIYIGTDPDREGEAIAYFAHRELESLKKPIGRVVFYEITPQSIRSALEKPASINQNLVSAQLARRILDRLIGYRLSPYLWKALRKNTLSLGRVQSPALRLLVERELEIISFRKKEYYYIRATFEKDGVEFSAFWEYRFDKPENAKPYLEKLKSALFEVLDYEEEEEKKEPPKPFITSSLQAVASQRLKLSVEQVQKMAQRLYEEGYITYPRTDSYRMNAEKAQEFMKYIEKTYGREYVGRLRNFRERPTSQGAHECVRPTGLRVPALRGKELDLYMLILNRTLASLASPAVVLRKRAILVPIYEKKRGEELRFTAKGSELLFEGYLRIYPEELELSTLPYLSRGEFLKPKKITLEKRQTQPPQRYTEGALVKKLEELGIGRPSTYASVVKTLKERGYVMEEKGYLKPTDIAFEVLDFLQENFPRVVDYSFTNHMEEGLDRVEEGQKDWRELVREFFSQVHSGL, encoded by the coding sequence ATGAAGCTCTTCATAGTGGAGAGCCCCACAAAGGCAAAAACTATAGCAAGGTATCTGGGAAAGGGCTGGATAGTCAGGGCAACCCTTGGTCATATAAGGGACCTGCCGGCGGACAGGCTCGGTGTTGATGAAGAAACCCTCAGGCCCACCTTTGTGTGGGTAAGGGGAAAAAAGAGCCTTATGGAAAAATTAAAGAAGATAGCCCGGAAGGCTGAGGCCATATACATAGGCACAGACCCCGACAGAGAAGGTGAGGCAATAGCCTACTTTGCTCACAGGGAGCTTGAAAGCCTGAAAAAACCCATAGGCAGGGTGGTTTTTTATGAGATTACGCCGCAGAGTATCAGGTCTGCTCTGGAAAAACCTGCCTCCATAAATCAAAACCTCGTGAGCGCACAGCTTGCAAGAAGGATTCTTGACAGGCTAATAGGCTACAGACTATCTCCTTACCTGTGGAAGGCTCTCAGAAAAAATACTCTCTCCCTTGGCAGGGTTCAGTCGCCAGCACTCAGGCTCCTTGTGGAAAGAGAGCTGGAAATAATCTCCTTCAGAAAAAAAGAATACTACTACATAAGGGCAACCTTTGAAAAGGATGGGGTGGAGTTTTCAGCCTTCTGGGAATACAGATTTGATAAGCCTGAGAATGCAAAGCCATACCTTGAAAAGCTCAAGTCTGCCCTTTTTGAGGTTCTTGATTATGAAGAAGAAGAGGAGAAAAAGGAACCTCCAAAGCCCTTTATAACCTCAAGCCTTCAGGCAGTAGCCAGTCAAAGGCTTAAGCTGAGCGTGGAACAGGTGCAGAAAATGGCTCAGAGGCTGTATGAAGAGGGCTATATAACCTACCCCAGGACTGACAGCTACAGGATGAACGCAGAGAAAGCTCAGGAGTTTATGAAATATATAGAGAAGACCTACGGCAGAGAGTATGTGGGCAGGCTCAGAAACTTTAGAGAAAGGCCCACTTCACAGGGTGCTCATGAATGCGTAAGACCAACGGGGCTAAGGGTGCCAGCGCTCAGGGGGAAGGAGCTTGACCTGTATATGCTGATACTAAACAGAACCCTTGCAAGCCTTGCAAGTCCGGCGGTAGTTCTCAGAAAAAGAGCTATTCTGGTGCCCATATATGAAAAGAAAAGGGGAGAGGAGCTCAGGTTTACGGCGAAGGGGTCAGAACTGCTCTTTGAGGGCTATCTTCGTATCTATCCCGAGGAGCTTGAGCTGTCCACTTTACCATATCTCTCAAGGGGTGAGTTTCTTAAACCCAAGAAAATAACCCTTGAAAAAAGACAAACACAGCCACCGCAAAGATATACGGAAGGGGCTCTCGTTAAGAAACTTGAGGAGCTTGGAATAGGAAGACCATCCACCTACGCCAGCGTAGTAAAAACCTTAAAAGAAAGGGGTTATGTGATGGAGGAGAAGGGGTATTTAAAACCAACTGACATAGCCTTTGAGGTTCTTGACTTTTTGCAGGAAAACTTTCCAAGGGTGGTGGATTACAGCTTTACCAATCATATGGAGGAAGGGCTGGACAGGGTGGAGGAGGGGCAAAAGGATTGGCGTGAGCTTGTAAGGGAATTCTTCTCACAGGTGCATTCAGGGTTATAA
- a CDS encoding ADP-ribosylglycohydrolase family protein, with the protein MDILLDRFKGVILGGALGDAIGKGLEDVPLEDALRYYGAKVRGFVEPHPHSPALGLEPEKTSDETTISILLAQSIVERRALDPYHFFEKLREWAGREEVHRYPDPALLTAIDLISSGTGLEDAGFFSSSVEGVLRCTITGLFHYYSPHLAAEAGRLVSLITHRSREIYDASAIVSALISYLLLESFDLKDPVQRLALLENLKGFLKHHKNRTYLEKVRLLLERGADTEEAIEHIGNSTFVFEALPLAIFIFLHHTEEPLEALWDAVNACGPVGGDTDAIGYLVGSFVGAYRGLWVFPAELLENLENYEYYILLAEKLYHTAMEFLERRS; encoded by the coding sequence ATGGATATTCTTCTTGACAGGTTTAAAGGTGTAATACTCGGTGGTGCTCTTGGCGATGCTATTGGAAAAGGTCTTGAGGATGTCCCTCTTGAGGATGCTCTGAGATATTATGGGGCAAAGGTAAGGGGCTTTGTGGAGCCTCACCCTCACAGTCCAGCCCTTGGTCTTGAACCTGAGAAAACCTCCGATGAGACTACTATCAGCATACTTCTTGCCCAGAGCATAGTGGAAAGAAGGGCTTTAGACCCATACCACTTTTTTGAAAAACTGAGGGAGTGGGCAGGTAGGGAAGAGGTCCACAGATACCCGGACCCGGCGCTTCTGACCGCCATTGACCTTATATCCTCTGGCACGGGGCTTGAGGATGCAGGTTTTTTCTCCTCATCGGTGGAGGGTGTTCTCAGATGCACCATTACCGGGCTATTTCATTATTACAGCCCGCACCTTGCAGCGGAAGCGGGGAGGCTTGTGAGCCTAATAACCCACAGGAGCAGGGAGATATACGATGCAAGTGCAATTGTATCAGCCCTTATAAGCTATTTGCTTCTTGAGAGTTTTGACCTTAAGGACCCGGTGCAGAGACTTGCCCTTCTTGAGAACCTGAAGGGCTTTCTAAAGCACCATAAGAACAGGACATATCTTGAAAAGGTGAGGCTTCTCCTTGAAAGGGGGGCGGACACAGAAGAAGCGATAGAACATATAGGAAATTCCACCTTTGTGTTTGAGGCTCTGCCTCTTGCCATCTTTATCTTTCTTCATCATACAGAGGAACCCTTAGAGGCACTCTGGGATGCGGTCAATGCCTGCGGTCCGGTTGGTGGAGATACAGATGCCATAGGATACCTTGTGGGTTCCTTTGTGGGAGCATACCGTGGATTGTGGGTATTTCCAGCAGAACTCCTTGAAAATCTGGAGAACTACGAGTATTATATTCTTCTGGCAGAAAAACTTTATCATACTGCGATGGAATTTCTGGAAAGGAGGAGCTAA
- the hfq gene encoding RNA chaperone Hfq, translated as MAYKLQEAFLNTARKRRVKVTIYLINGVRLQGRIRSFDLYTILMEDGRQQTLVYKHAITTIIPAERMELEFEEEGVPGAV; from the coding sequence ATGGCTTACAAGCTTCAGGAAGCCTTTTTAAACACCGCAAGGAAAAGAAGGGTAAAGGTTACCATCTATCTCATTAACGGCGTGAGGCTTCAGGGAAGGATAAGGTCCTTTGACCTCTACACTATTCTAATGGAAGATGGACGTCAGCAGACGCTGGTTTACAAGCATGCCATAACTACCATAATACCCGCAGAGAGGATGGAGCTGGAATTTGAAGAGGAAGGAGTGCCGGGGGCAGTATAG
- a CDS encoding ferredoxin, with translation MEFRHVFVCVNQRPPGHPMGSCAEKGGRDIYMKLMEKLQMDPELFMSTAVTPTGCLGPCGLGPTIVVYPDAVWYGNVKPSDVDEIVQSHLKGGQPVERLVVSRGKPPGMF, from the coding sequence ATGGAGTTCAGGCATGTTTTTGTCTGCGTAAACCAGAGACCACCGGGTCATCCCATGGGTTCCTGTGCGGAGAAGGGCGGAAGGGACATATACATGAAGCTCATGGAAAAGCTCCAGATGGACCCAGAGCTCTTTATGAGCACTGCGGTGACCCCAACAGGCTGTCTCGGACCCTGTGGACTTGGTCCCACCATAGTTGTATATCCTGATGCCGTATGGTATGGAAACGTAAAGCCTTCAGATGTGGATGAGATTGTCCAGAGCCATCTCAAAGGTGGTCAGCCGGTGGAAAGGCTCGTTGTGTCTAGGGGTAAACCGCCGGGAATGTTTTAA
- a CDS encoding outer membrane protein transport protein, producing MKKLIALTAILSIAGLSFATNGDNLIGVSPASRGMGGIGVGMPVGPTDSIFRNPAWMSQYKGFNLSFGGILFMPHVKGKSNVTPMGPAPSSAEETSQAKTFLVPEVGIVHQINDKLTFGIGAFGVSGMGVDYRNKNPLLANMHTNLQFMRIIPALAYKVNNAISISGAIHIAYGSLDMGANMCQPMTTNCWNAGGGQSQTYGIGFQLGAAYNMGDFVYAGITYQSPVAMTYKRVFDSNGDGRFEDLKLTQPQELAFGVGVKPMNNFKVGMDIRWINWKNAKGYKEFQWKDQWVIAFGGEYKPTEKLALRAGYNYGKSPIRGGAKNPMNANSIPKFAAPFSDFNIAWFNLVGFPAITEQHVTLGLGYEFTKTFGVDLAYKHAFNKKVKATDPSGAFLVEAQNAQNAISIGLNWKF from the coding sequence GCAGGACTTTCCTTTGCCACCAACGGAGACAACCTGATAGGCGTGTCTCCAGCCTCAAGAGGTATGGGTGGCATAGGTGTAGGTATGCCCGTAGGACCCACCGACAGCATCTTTAGAAACCCCGCATGGATGAGCCAGTACAAAGGCTTTAACCTGAGCTTTGGTGGAATACTCTTTATGCCTCACGTGAAAGGTAAAAGTAACGTAACACCCATGGGTCCAGCACCTTCCTCTGCGGAGGAAACGAGCCAGGCTAAGACCTTCTTAGTTCCCGAAGTGGGTATAGTTCACCAGATAAACGATAAGCTCACTTTCGGTATAGGTGCCTTTGGCGTTTCCGGTATGGGTGTGGATTATAGGAACAAGAACCCTCTGCTTGCCAATATGCACACTAATCTGCAGTTTATGAGGATAATCCCTGCTCTTGCTTACAAGGTAAATAATGCAATATCCATATCAGGTGCCATACACATAGCCTATGGCTCACTGGATATGGGGGCAAATATGTGTCAGCCAATGACTACCAACTGTTGGAATGCTGGAGGTGGTCAGTCTCAGACCTATGGAATAGGCTTTCAGCTAGGTGCGGCTTACAACATGGGGGACTTTGTGTATGCTGGTATTACCTACCAGAGCCCTGTGGCTATGACCTACAAGAGGGTCTTTGACAGCAATGGGGATGGCAGGTTTGAAGACCTAAAGCTCACACAGCCTCAGGAGCTTGCCTTTGGTGTGGGTGTAAAGCCCATGAACAACTTCAAAGTTGGCATGGATATAAGATGGATAAACTGGAAGAACGCAAAGGGCTATAAAGAGTTCCAGTGGAAAGACCAGTGGGTGATAGCCTTTGGTGGCGAATACAAACCCACAGAAAAGCTTGCTCTCAGGGCTGGATACAACTACGGAAAGTCTCCCATAAGGGGCGGTGCTAAGAATCCCATGAATGCCAATAGCATACCCAAGTTTGCTGCACCCTTCAGCGACTTTAATATAGCCTGGTTCAATCTCGTGGGCTTTCCAGCTATAACGGAGCAGCATGTAACCCTTGGTCTTGGCTATGAGTTTACAAAGACCTTTGGAGTAGACCTTGCCTACAAGCATGCCTTCAACAAGAAGGTTAAGGCAACGGACCCGTCTGGAGCCTTTCTAGTAGAAGCCCAGAACGCTCAGAACGCCATCTCCATAGGTCTCAACTGGAAGTTCTAA